One stretch of Mangifera indica cultivar Alphonso chromosome 9, CATAS_Mindica_2.1, whole genome shotgun sequence DNA includes these proteins:
- the LOC123224716 gene encoding probable transcription factor At5g61620, with the protein MMARETARKCSHCGSNGHNSRTCNGKGCFKLFGVQLLNKKLDPSFKESASVRNLQFLSANSNGDDDYNGYLSDGLVHFKRAKTANERKKGKPWNELEHLNFLAGLKLLGKGDWKGISKKFVRTRTPTQVASHAQKYFLRQALSDKKNRRASVFDIGCSEPANNLSQIANQFPDISLNEATIAIPHLRNPCNGQNFGGFQAVNYQRAGYVYLPPRAPVTTHHRPSGIPPPSRSFQQVPRSFKTASTTSTTKDSLELKIGPPEAIQVI; encoded by the exons atgaTGGCCAGAGAAACCGCCAGAAAATGTTCTCACTGTGGGAGCAATGGCCACAACTCAAGAACCTGCAATGGCAAGGGCTGTTTTAAGCTTTTCGGGGTGCaacttttgaataaaaaacttgATCCATCCTTTAAGGAAAGTGCTAGCGTTAGAAATTTGCAGTTTCTTTCTGCAAACTCCAATGGAGATGATGACTATAATGGGTATCTCTCTGATGGCCTGGTTCATTTTAAGAGAGCCAAGACTGCAAATGAAAGGAAGAAGG GGAAACCATGGAATGAATTGGAACATTTGAACTTTTTAGCTGGGTTAAAATTGCTGGGAAAAGGAGATTGGAAAGGGATTTCAAAGAAATTTGTACGCACCAGGACCCCAACTCAAGTTGCAAGTCATgcacaaaaatattttctgaGACAGGCTTTGAGCGACAAGAAGAATCGAAGAGCCAGTGTCTTTGACATTGGTTGTTCAGAACCt GCTAATAACTTAAGTCAGATTGCAAATCAATTCCCAGATATCAGCCTGAATGAAGCCACAATCGCTATTCCTCACTTG AGGAACCCTTGCAATGGTCAGAACTTTGGAGGATTTCAGGCTGTGAATTATCAGAGGGCAGGTTATGTGTACCTGCCTCCTCGTGCACCAGTCACCACCCACCACCGCCCCTCTGGTATTCCTCCACCATCTCGTTCATTTCAACAAGTTCCAAGATCCTTTAAAACTGCTTCTACAACTTCAACTACAAAAGATTCTTTGGAGCTTAAAATTGGACCTCCTGAAGCAATTCAAGTCATATGA